A genomic stretch from Bacillota bacterium includes:
- a CDS encoding 2'-5' RNA ligase family protein, whose protein sequence is MIFPDFNNMNKINDIRLKYDPLERKVAPHITIVFPFEGEITDEDLISHFQETLKNVSSFELSLKGIYKQVEEFAYYIFLNVSKGSKEIKNIHNLLYSNQLKSFDLGYEYTPHMTVGKFDSKEELDKAFNELKLEDLEFSTQVTTISIEVIGKNEESVIIFEHVLK, encoded by the coding sequence ATGATATTTCCTGATTTTAATAACATGAATAAAATTAATGATATTCGATTAAAATATGATCCTTTAGAAAGAAAAGTTGCGCCACATATAACAATCGTTTTTCCTTTTGAAGGTGAAATAACTGATGAAGATTTGATATCTCATTTTCAAGAAACCTTAAAGAATGTTTCTTCCTTTGAACTGTCTTTAAAAGGAATATATAAGCAAGTAGAAGAGTTCGCTTATTATATATTTCTAAACGTTAGTAAGGGATCAAAAGAAATCAAAAATATTCATAATCTTTTATATTCAAATCAATTGAAATCTTTTGATTTAGGATATGAATATACTCCCCATATGACGGTTGGGAAATTTGATTCAAAAGAAGAGTTAGACAAAGCATTTAATGAATTGAAATTAGAAGATTTAGAATTTTCTACACAAGTTACAACCATATCCATTGAAGTAATCGGCAAAAACGAAGAATCGGTTATTATTTTCGAACATGTTTTGAAATAG